In Lolium rigidum isolate FL_2022 chromosome 7, APGP_CSIRO_Lrig_0.1, whole genome shotgun sequence, the DNA window TTCTCCGGCTTCCCGTGCAGTTTCTTCTCGGAGGCGAGCGACGGGACTATGGGGCGGCTCTCTTCAAGATGTGTGTTTGCAGTGTCTGGCTGTGCACGGTGGTCCGCCGGGGGTCTCGGCTGCATTTCCCATTCAGGCTCAGGGAGAGCGTTGCCATCGGCTGACGGTACGACGTCCTTCGAACCAGGACGAGGAGGCAGGGAGCCTTCTTCGGCGATGGACTTGGTGAGATTGCAGTTTCCGCTGCCCAGGTGCAATCCATGGCGTCAGGTCTGTGGATCCTTTTTCAGCTAGCTTCTCTAGACTGTGCTGCTGCTCGTGGATGAGGGCCTCGGCTACCTCAAGCTATTCTTAGTGTTTCTTTCTTGTTGTGATTGTATGATCGATGGTTTGTAAGCTGTTCTTCAGCACCTATATACTGACCGTAAAAGGCTTTATTAGTTTAAAGCTGGACTCTTgtgccttctgtttaaaaaacaATCATTGGGACGGCACCCGCTAGTGCCACTCTTGTCTAACTGTGTCATGCGCAACAAAACATTGCTCATGCGATCCAATTTTGCATCCTAATAAACGACTACATCTTCCTGCCATTCCCTGTAATTGCACCAACTTGATGAACTATCTGAGTTGTTCGTTGAAAAGGCTTGGACAAACCGAAAACGGTTAGATTATCAGAATTCATAGTAGCTGCGAAGGTaaggacagggtgtttctacacccgggtgcatatgcaccctttatttaaaatgcatattaaatatattttaaaatgttagaaaaatacaaataaaaattcctggtgtataccttgacatgttacatgcttacaaagttgtttcagcaaaaatcgATATGTTTCgtgccttgtgcaaaaaagacaaatcttaggtgctaaaatagtctattttttgaaacattatttgtcttttttacacagggtacaaaaattgttggttttatgtgaaactttacgtgcagaCATAgaccatgtccctctacatgctaatttttttaactaaattttttacattttggaaatatgttttatacataccgggtgcatatgcacccgggatcataTTTGGTTTTCCGCGAAGGTAAGGAGTTAGGAGTAGACACACAAATTGAGGCATTTCCATCCCGGTGCACCACATTGTTCCTGTGATGCTCACGCTGGGCCATGGAGCCCATGTTAGACAATTGGCACCATGGTGGGGTCAGAGACGCCTGGAGCGTGGATCTGGACAAGATCCGTCTTTGAGTGCATCGGGGACACCATCGCCGCCGGTCATGTACTCTACCCTAGCAACTTTCTCATTATCCCCAACGACGAGTTCTTCTACCTAAGAAAAACGTCGCCCGCTACGTTATCGTTATAACCGGTGGCATCCACAACTTCATCGGTGAAATCGGTGCCCCATCATGACGTCAAAACCCACACGGACCGTCTTTAGGCTGATCACGATCGTGGAAGAGGGATCTGAGCATAACCTCAATAATGAATTCTCCAACTTAGATCTATAGTGTTAACAAAGCCCATCCAAACCGATCGTGAGCATGAAATAATGGTGCAAAACCAATACAAATTTAACTAGGTTTTCTAGGTGTTAGAGACGCAAATGTATCGCTTCGTTGACTGCATTGGTTACAGTTTAACTTTCGGCTCCAGCGAAGCCAAGAACAATAATGGATCTATCCTGGAGGCACTCGACCAAGCGTCGGATGGCGAATCCATCAACGacgaggactatgccgccggcacCATGCGGAAGTATAAGGCTTAACTCACTCTGGAAGAGCTAGGAGTTCAACCTCCGGCCATCTAGTAGGTCTTGGTAACCAACATGGACAAAGGCGGGGCCACATAAACTCTCGAAGCAGGGACAGAAATAGTGGCTGAGGCGGTGCAAGTGATgccacctctggcacccgtttttTCCTCAGCAGCAGCCACCGGAATATAAAGTATTTAGAATTTGATATTTTGCACGTCAGTAATGAAGAAGGTATAAAAAACTCTTAAGAAATCCCATACTTTTTCTCACTTCAGAACGACCACTGAGTGCCTCTGCCAACCAAAGAACTAAAGTGTGGTTTCCCTTTCCGAGCTATGAAATGTATCATTGGCTACATCTGAAAAGCAGTTCAAATCCtcttgaaataaataaatattatttTTGATATATTGTTTAAGTAACACGATTAATTGAGCTGAGAGCCAAAAATCTTGAAATGGAAAGTTTGGTTGTTCTAGGACCCACTCCAAAGCAGTGGCTGCTACCACCTACCTCACTGCTGACGTTAGCAGACAATGTATTCGGTTACTGAAGGGCTGAGCACTGACCTCACGATGGTCTCCTCCTTCCATGCATCTTCTAGAGAAAGCTACCAATGACGTCCACACACTTCTCACCTTCCAAAATACTAATACAGAGTTAATTAGAACATCTCCACCGGGTGCCCCATAGCGGCTTCGATAGCGATTTAGGGACCGGGTTCACATCAGCGCGCTCCAAATAGCGCCGACGCTTTGGCTAGGGCGCGAAATGGGCACGCCAGCGCCTCGCGAGGCGAAAAACTTTGGgcatgggagccgcctgtcagtgagGCCAGGGCGCCGCGCGGGAAATTTTACCGGCCTAGAAACTCTCCCGCCACGATGCCACGCGGGAAACTCTCCTGGCGGGCAGGAAGTTTCCCGCCTCGCCACCGGTGTAAAATTCTAAACCCTAAAAAATATCACAATGTCCAATTCATGGGAGGAGGTGGCGCTAGCGAcggccgtagaagtcgtggaggAGGACCCGCAACTCGCAGAGTACGAGGCGGGGGAGGAGACGGCGCTAGCGGTGACTGTAGATGCCTTTGCCGCGGACGAGCGGCAGGACCAGGAGGCGGAAGAGCGGCAGCACCTGGAGGAGGCGGAAGAGTGGCGGCATctggaggaggcgcggcggcagcggcagcgccggTGGGAGGTGCACCAGCGGCAGGGGTGGGAGCACCTTACGTTGTAGCGGTCGATGCGGGAGGAGCAGCAGCGTCTGGATGAAGTCTACTAGCGGCGGCGTTTGGTGGAGTTGCAGCTCCGCctacagaggcaggagttggatcaccgtcagcggcgggaggagctggagcggcagctgcgtcaggaggcggtggccgcggataGATCCGCCTACTTTacgttcgtggcggagagagTAGGGGATTATCGACGGAGTAGCAGGGGAAAGAGCTACGGGCGATCTTCCACCTCCACAAAGCCGGGTGGACAGTAGGTAGTAGGCTCGAGATGAAGCAGGTTTCACATGTCATCCGGGGTCGAGGAGTGAATACTATTTTACTCGAATTTGCCCTGaaatattattcattcctcgatcctGAATAACAAAATAAAACTACAAGTATAAATGTTTAGTTTGTTTAAAAAAAACTCATATCGGAACCGCCGGTTTCAGAACAtcaccccaaatagaggatgcagtgccggcgccccGCCGGTGACTATTTGGGGTCGCCGGTGGAGACGCTCTTAGATGATGGCCTATAAAATTGGACGGTCTTGACATCATTCTGCACACCCTTATCCATCTCACACCTTCATTCAGCATCAGCTCGGAGAAATGGCGCCAGTGAAGGTGTTCGGGCCGGCGATGTCGACGAACGTGGCCCGGGTGCTGGTCTGCCTGGAGGAGGTGGGCGCCGAGTACGAGGTGGTCAACATCGACTTCAAGGTCATGGAGCACAAGAGCCCCGAGCACCTCGCCAGAAACGTAAGTACCCTCGATGATTAAACCCATGCTCTGTTTCGTTTCTTTTTTAGATCTCGATGACCATTCCCGTAGAAACAGACCTTGGTGCTCATGTTTTTCTATCTTGGTGCGTGCCTTGTTTGTTTTTCTTGCAGCCGTTCGGCCAAATGCCTGCTTTCCAGGACGGGGATCTCCTTCTCTTCGGTATGATCtagtttgtctatctttttcacTCACTTTGAAGTTTGAATCAACTTATTAATTACTGAATTTGAAATAATATACTTAAAAGCATATTTAAAAAAATTCTATTCTGATCCAAATTTTACTTCTTATAAAGGATTTTATCCTTCCCCTTTCAAATAGCATACCGAGGGAATAATATACTTGCTCTATATGGAAATATAAGACGTTGTAACACACTATATTAGTACTCTTAAACGTCTTATAACTGGGTACGGATGAAGTACACTCTCGTGAGTTGTATGCAAATTACATAATGAAATAGGTAGATTACATGGGTTTAGATTGATTTTTTCTAATCTCATATTCTTTAAGGATAGTAATCTAGAAAACATAGAGCTTTGGTTCCATTCAAATAGAAAAGTTGAATTAGAGATGTGAAAAGTACCAACCAACATCGATTATAACCCATAACTTTTCCAAACTAACTTTCTCTGTAAAAGTATTATTCTTTTTATGTAGACACGGTAAAGGCATGTATTCAACCTTTTTTTTTATCCGCGTTTGGTTCTTTAGAGCAGAGCAGAGGCTCATAACCTTGAGGTCACGGATCCAATTCCTACCTCCGCACCTAACTTAGCTGTCTATATAAATATAAGAGAAATATTTTCTTTAGATATGGAAGATGGTTGTGTCAACTTTTTACTCATGCGTTCCCCTAGAAGGCAAAACCAAAATTGAGCAGTTTGCAAAAGCACTTGCCTCCACAAGAACAGAATGCAAGGCTCCTTCCGTACTTTGCAAACCATCGGTCTCTATTTCTTCCAATTTACTATATCCTCATATTATATTCTTTGTGATCCCAGAGTCACGCGCGATCTCAAAGTATGTCCTCCGCAAGTACAAGACGGACGAGGTCGACCTGCTGAGGGAGAGCAACCTAAAGGAGACCGCGATGGTGGACGTGTGGACAGAGGTGGACGCGCACACCTACAAGCCGGCCCTGTCACCCATCGTGTATGAGTGCATCTTCAACCCCATTATGTACGGCATCCCCACCAACGAGAAGGTTGTGGCCGAGAGCCTCGAGAAACTCAAGAAGGTGTTAGAGGTCTACGAGGCGCACCTCTCCAAGCACGAGTACCTCGCCGGGGACTTCATCAGCTTCGTGGACCTCAGCCAGTTCCCCTCCACCTTCTACTTCATGATGACGCCACATGCGGTTCTATTCGACTCGTATCCGCACGTCAAGGCATGGTGGGAGCGTCTCATGGCCAGACCGTCCATTAAGAAGATCAGCGCCAGCATGATTCCGCCCAAGGCATGATTTGAATGCAGGAGAGGTCTCATGCCCTGAGTTGGCATTGCTGATATCGTGCTTCTTTTTCCTGGTATCACTAATAAGGATATTTGTTTTTCAAAAACAGACATCTCAGCCTCTGCCGATGCATAGATAGTTTATAGCGTATAAGCTGTTAGTATATGTGGAACTGCTTGATTGTGTAGTTTGGTTGTTGTGCCCTTGTGTACATGTCAAAGATCTGAAAACTCTGGAAATTAAACCAAAGTTTGGTAGTTATTTTCAAAGAACAGTGAGCTTTATTAATTTACAATCATTTGCGACTAGCACTGACATACAATTCGGAGTTGGGCCACATAAACGCAATGTCTATTCCGGGATCATCCTTGATCGCGTCCTATAGCAAAGTCACATGTGCAGCTGGGTCGTGCGGTCGTCGTCATGATCGGAGCAAGCGACAGTCAAACGATGCTTTCTAGATTTTTTTTGAGACCAAATTCCCCTCCCTTATCGCCTCTCTCCTCAGCCACGGCCGGCGGTGGATATCTCTGTCAGCGGTCCAGCTACACCTGAGAAAGAGTTCAGTACAATTGAAGACAGCGGTCCAACCCTGGGCCAGCCCAAGTGAGACAAGCGGGCGCCGTCCTGGCTGGCAGATGGCCACTGGGTCACGTGAACCGTAGGAGAGCTATAAAAGGGAGATCCCTAGCATCCAGGATGGTTGTCGTGTAATTGAGTGAAATTGTAATTCGAACGGCAGTGCGGTGGAGAACTGGCTGAAGGGGTGGTTGGTTGCAGCAAGCCTCCAATAATTCCTGCTAGATAGTTGTTCACAATTGGTAATCAGAGCCATACGATCCACAGATCTGGAGATTCCCTCCCATCCACACCACACCCGGTTCGCCACCCGTCGGAGAACAGAAGCCATGGAGAATCTCTTGCCGGAATCCAAGGCCTTGTACCAGCTTCTCCGATAGGAGACGAAGGAGGAGTACGAAAGCCGTTTCGCCACGTGTAATAAGGAGATGCTCGATGCGGTCAAGATGTTCGTCGAAGACACCAAGGAGCAGATCAAGGATGTCCACACCACCATCGATGGCGTCCCCACGACAGTGAGCGCCGATCTGCAAGCGGCGAAGGAATCCATCGGCGCCGAGCTCGACGCCGTGAAGTCCACGCTCAGCTCTGAGATCACGGGGCTCGCGACCGCTGTGGATCGAGCGATGCGCTTCGATCCAGGAGCCGTGGCGGGAAGGCCTTCGACATCCACATCCAGGGAGGTCGACGCGCGCACCGCCGGCCCAGATGGGCGCCACTGGGAACCACAAAACCGGGGAACGAACTGTGCCCTGCACACGAATTCCCTGGAAGGAGGTACAAATTTCAACCGAAATTTTTTTCCCCATCGCGAGTATAGCAATCCGCGTGCGCCTGGTAGTGATTCTCATTATTATGCTTCTGGTTTCCTTTCCGTTCGGATCTGCCTCAATTTGATGGATCCAACCCAAAACTGAGGCAACGGCGTTGCGAGGATCATTTTCGGAGGAACCTGACGGCATCCAATCTCTGGGTCACTTTTGCTGCTGATCAGTTTATGGGTGCAGCAGCAACTTGGTTAGAGGCTTTTCTTCAGCAATGTCCGCAACCCAATTGGATGCAGTTCGCTGAAGCAGTCCTGACTCGGTTCAGTAGAAACCAACATGAAATTCTCTATTGTTtcataccatgcaggaaactaccaTTGAGGATTATGTGTCTCGTTTTTCTGAGCTGATGGACCAAATCTCTGCTTATGAGGAGAGGCCAGATCCAGTTCACTACACAACCAAATTCATCGATGGTCTGCAGCCTTCTGTACAAGTTCTCGTTGCAATTCAGCAGTCGAAGACCTTAGAAGTGGCTTATTCGTTGGCTCTTCTCTATGAGGAATTGGGTGATGATAATCAGCAGCGATTCCAGCCAGTAACTGCATCTGCATCGAGAAGGTCCATTTCTGTACCGCCACCACTAGCCAAGTGGGTATCTCGATCAGTTGAGGAGAAGAGAGCACTCGACAGCCAGAGACCTGCCAGTGTAGACAAATGGAACAATCTCTTGAACTTGTGCTTCACTTGCGGAGAAAAGTACAGCCGTGACCATCAGTGCAAATCTGCTATTTAGTTGCATGTCGTGCAAGAGATGGTTGATTACATGAGATCATGCACAGATAGTGAGGAAGAAACTCTTGATGTCGAAAGAACCTGTGAACCAGCAGCTGATGATGCTCTCTGTTGCAGCAGTTAGCCCAGATGTTACTGCACCAAGAACCATGCAGTTGCAAGTGCACATTCATAGGCACAAGTTTCTGTTCCTTGTTGATTCAGGTAGTTCTGCTTGTTTTAATTATGAGGAGAAAGCCAAGCTTCTGACCGGCTACATTTTACTAACTCTATATTTTACAACCACACTATAACATCTACAATTTTCTAACTAACAACGAATACACTAGATTGCAATTTGTAGTACACTACTAATTTACAATACATAAATTCTAATATACTAGAAATTTGTAGTACACAACTAATTTATATTGCATAAATTTGACGAAAGAGAGAAGGAGCGCAACACTCACCGGCGGATCGATGATTGCGCGACGCGGACGGAGACGGGGCGTCATGGACGATGGAAATGACATAGGTGGGGTGGCAGTGCACCGTGCGCGACGGAGGCTGGGACGAAGTGGGCGGCGCGAACGAAGACGGGAAGAGAGCGACGTGGATgtgaagaggcggcgcggcggacgacgacatgtgtgtgcaggggcggagccaggggGGCGAGCTAGTGTATGTGCGCTAATGGCCGAAAATTAGTACGAGTACGTAATTAATTAGCCCATGATCCATTGATTCAGATGTGGACCAACGAAAGTAAAGCCCAGAAGCCATCTCCCGATCGCGGCCTTGTATTTCCAGATCGAAAATAGCTCTGCACTGCACCTGATCACACGTATACAATCAATAGGAATCAAATGATCGATCTATCCTGTACTATgtgccctaagagcatcttcagtcgcgtcctccaaaccttcccccaaaacgcgccggattgagcgtttgggggacgtgttttgttcgtgccgcgtttgggggacgtcgctccccagtcgcgtcccccaaaccaattttcgcaaattttaaacttaagcgagattcatccaaacttgccatatattacatagattcgaacgaaatttgactaaatttaaactaaacctaatctagaaccacttgcggcggccggaggcgtcgtagtaccgcCGGAAGTTGTAAATCtcctcggtgacgacctcctcgcttgacgcgctcctcgacgggctcgtcgacgggctcgtccttcaccaagccgcttggtcccgcctcgccgtcgtcggtgaggtccaccgccggcttgccggagtcgcggatggacatggcgatcgccgcgtccaggtcgcccctccgggcgtccttgtcgttcatgtacgccaagaacgccgcccgcagccccgggcagtcctcggggtcgtcgccgccggcgatgagccgtcgctgccgctcgtactccgccatcggcgccgcccgcgacgcttcctccagcctcctccttcacctccggcttcgggatgaggagggcgccgccgcgcctcccttgccgccgtcggctgccgccgccgccacgcctcgtgttgatggGCGtcaccggctcctccttgacctcccgtttggggacggtgtagggcgccgaccggcacgacgaggacggcgtcgatcgcgccggtcccgaggaagaagagtgcgaggaggaggagtacgtcgtcctcctcggctgccattgaggagacggcggcggcgacgacggcatctccagccttggagcgccgttgcggatgccgcggatgacgttgtcgagggtgcgccccgaacGCCCcgcaacagggcgcggccgtccttgttccagcctgttggggccgccgacgaggttctCGGTGCtgcgcatctcgacgtcgtacttcgccttgaagtacgtcgtccaccggcGTCGTTGTTGGTGACCGCCCAcgttggatccaaccgctccgcgggggtgagttgagcccgccagtgccttgatggcgtccctccattgatccgtgtccggcttcggcggcggcgggatgccaatgccgttcacggccatcttccatccgccgctgcttggcagcccgcatgtccggcgggaccggataccggcgTGGTACAGCCGCCCACGCCTGCGCCACGGTGAGGcttccgcggccgaagccgttcgccgcggcgatcttgcgggaggacgaggtcgacattttttggagcggcgaggagaagatctgggaggggggaggcggcggcgacgataagGATTGTGATGAGcggctgtaagggtatattgcccctatgtgtggttttggtaattaatgacaacccctatggactaatgttttcattgagtttatatgaaggaatattccataggtactacttgtactccatgtgttggattcaagtatggatgccatgaagataaaggtataccttgtgtattggcatcaagatcatcggtatgaagatatatatgtgatatgatcaagaagaagaaacgaagatggagttcttatgtggaactcaatattagccatgctctatcttgtgtgagtatgagaagatacaaggttgagttgggcaagttcaagatgagcatctcaagtgaatcacatgcttgaagcttgccatccatttggtgataatggactagtgaagatgtgcatcaatggagctttcccatcatagtgtatgggggagcatttgtgagtcttcacgaagcaacattggtcaagtgaggcattccggcttgagtgaagcttgaagagttatcatcaagatcaagcgggatgcgcaaggcaaaggtatggccttgctaggttttcctttaccggtctcaaggtggatgttgggagaccggattataggatagatagccgcactattaagaggggctttcggttgagtaacttgatcacatcgtcttagggagctcaatcctttgcatactttgcatatccttattgcttcttggtgtttatctgtgtgaggttcttgagcttgttgctagctttacaacaagcccaagttcatcgaaaacggaatccgcatgcatcttctattgcgttttcgagtttggacgtcttcaccggttcttgacggtgggagactccctctctaaaatcatctaaaatgttctgagaggagtctccatattgttggggttctattcgtcgttatctttccaacaaaattggtttcatgcgaatcggagttcgggagcaatagttattaaaaaaaaaggaaagaggagaaaagaataaaaagaaaaagagaaaaaggggagggagccggccggccgaccggcccagcaaccggcccacccggtccgcgaccgggtccggcgctggtgccatccgggccgcTTCCAGGGGTCTTTGGCCCATGTCCGGCGGCTGGCCCGGTCCGTAACCGGCCCGCCCGGCGCTgcccccggtctgaccgggcgcccgCCCCAGCTGGGCTGCCTCCTTCTCTCACGCGCGCTACTGGGCCGCTCGCCCCGCGCGCCCCTTGCCTTATCCGCCGCCAGCGCGCGCTGCTAccgcccggctgctgggccggctCGACCGGGCTCCCCAGTGCCTGGTCCGGtcagccggctgggccgccggctgggcatgtttttctgcccgtttttcttgcctttttcttgtctttttcctcccaacggttttatttgctcctagctataaatagacctttcttccaccttgagctcactagttcttcccattctctctcctccattgttgcatttgaagaacttgctctcccctttgattcctccaaccattcttgctcattcttgggggatctaagagaggagatctagatctacacttccaccaatccatttcttctctaagtgagggaatctcttgggatctagattttggagtcttttgttgactttcctcattgttcttcctctccaatctcatcctagcatttgttgtttgggtgggatttgagagtgaaggacttgaacacctctagtgttcttgctttgcatcattgcatagtgttgagctctccaccacgatttgttcgagtgagagaccgtgagcttgttactcttggagggtgacctcctagttggcttggttggtgtcccggtgatctcttcgtggaagattgtgaaggggcccgggcttctccttcgtggaacttgtgaagtggttgtggagcttgccatctccggagcggaggaaaagctaaccataaggaaagggccattatccttcgtgggtgtggttcggagaatagggtgagccttcgtggcgcggggaatccttcgtgggacctccactcctccaaacgtgacgtaccttgttgcaaagcaagggaacacgggaatacatcctcgtctccgcgtgcctcggttatttctatacccgagctatctttccttgtgatagccatcgtgcttgaagtacatatatcttgctatcacttgtgctacatatatcttgtgcctatcttgcttagctctagttgctattgttacacttagttgagcttagcatatttagggtttgtgcttgtaaactaaacgttagtttaattccgcattcttacaagacaaatccgcaggagtttgtaattgcctattcacccccccccctctaggcgacatctcgatctttcagcggcgagaactgcagggcgtcttaaaacagcggcggcagcgggtggttgcacgcaataactccggcgcggacggccacgcggccatgcacgacgagacgcgtccctgcgccgcctgggaaaacagggacgccattaacgtcgcttgaccaaaggtaggcgacggggttttagccttccgtgccgctgacgggtcggccccgccactccccgcctcgcttttcgttgtgtccggcgtgcccggtgcgtcccctgtgggacggggacgggctcggggcgccggacaccgtatgggggcgcgccggacaaaaatgggctttgggggacgtggctggaacggtttttttgtccggcgcgccccaaatccctttgggggacgcggctggagatgctctaattgttAGGAATTGGGGGCTGCCGCCTCCTAGAGCGCTggctgctgccgccggcaggCACCAGCAACTCATCCTCACCGCCTACATCAGCCTCATCAGCACAGGATCGGACCAGGATACGGGCTAGCCACTTCGGCGTTTTGTGTAGCGTCTATGTCCACGACGACCGGTGTGTAGTATGTGACTACTGCTCGAGACTATATAGTCACACATGCTGTCTATACCTAAGGTATGTTGTGAATTAGATTACAGTTCAATTCATATTTGCCAATAGTTAATCTTCTGTTAGATCAATAAGTTCAATGTCGATGTGTCCACTGTCCGATAGAGTtgaaaaacaaaagcaacagAAGAACTCAAAGTACAGTTTAATTTTGTTAAGAACTAATGGTTCAAAAAATTAAGAGAACGATAAAAATAATTTGCCAAATTTGTCATATTGTGATTGATGGTATATTTAAAATATAATTTATCGTATTATAGTATCTTCTATGTCGTTCACGCCGGTAAAGATTTTTATTTCCATGTTGTTCATCCTGCAAAAAAAAACGATAAGCCGTCATCGCCCCCCTATAgtcaaatcctggctccgcc includes these proteins:
- the LOC124674127 gene encoding probable glutathione S-transferase GSTF1, which translates into the protein MAPVKVFGPAMSTNVARVLVCLEEVGAEYEVVNIDFKVMEHKSPEHLARNPFGQMPAFQDGDLLLFESRAISKYVLRKYKTDEVDLLRESNLKETAMVDVWTEVDAHTYKPALSPIVYECIFNPIMYGIPTNEKVVAESLEKLKKVLEVYEAHLSKHEYLAGDFISFVDLSQFPSTFYFMMTPHAVLFDSYPHVKAWWERLMARPSIKKISASMIPPKA